The genomic stretch TCCCGATCGAGAATAAGTTTGGTATACACGCGgtacctttcttcttcccaattGTCAAAAAAAGGTTTAAGAAGataagatggagagagagagaaagatagttGAGTGAAAATAGGATTTGAGTTCTACGAGGACTCTGTCACTTTTTACCTTCGTAGATTAATTTCATCCAAAGACTCATTCTTATTAGATAATTATCATATTTAAAGAAATACAATATTTACTAACAAATAGCAATACTCTCACGTTTTCCCAGGACTCTAGTTCCCTAATTAATTACTAACCCATGATATCTCATAATCTTATGTAACTTCCCTAACTACTCTCCCCTCTAATTTCCCACTAATTTCCCAGGACTCTAGTTCCCTACTTAATTGCTAACCCATGATATCTCATAATCTTATGTAACTTCCCTAACTACTCTTCCCTCTAATATAGCTAACAAACATTTAATAATAATCCTCATTAACATAGTAACTTATCTCATACATCCATGCACTACAGCACTAATACCGTCACCTCATCCATAATTAAAGGAGAAGTTGCACCATGCTCGTTGCGAGAATCACGCATGTAACAAAGTTCCTGCCAAACAAGGATCAGTTTTACTGTTTAGAAATAAGATATATCCCAAATCAAATGGATATTCAAGAGAACTATAAGTAACgcttcaaataaaatttttgaactCTTGTTCTTGGATGAGAAATCTGCAGAAAGTAACAAATAAGGAACAACTGAACTGTTCTGTtctagaggaaaaaaaaaaagaaaaagaaaagcaattGAACTGAAACACTTTCTTTCAAGGGCAACAACTAGCTCATGATATAGTTTCCTCTCTAATCCAATCCATTAATTAATACGAAAAGTAGAAGAAGCCGGCGGCAGAACCATGCGTCGGCAAACAGGACAACTGGAGCGACGTCTAAGCCATTTGGTGATGCAAGAAGTGTGAAACCGATGATGACAGAGAAGCTTCTTTATCACAGCTTTATCCTTCAATGCCTTCAGACATATCACACATTTtaagttttcttcttcctcttctttgtcGTCGTCGTCCACGTCTTCGTTGCCGTTGCCGTCGACGTCAGGCTGCGATTGCGAACCAAAATTATTAGAAGTCTCCAACATGGCGATTAATTTCTCTCCATTCGCCACAACTCTACGTAATCTCCGATTTAATCTCACAATGCCATATTGTATCCTATTCATATTTAACATTTTTGGCAGTCTTGAGAAGGGGAGTAGACGGCCTTCATAGAAATAAAAGTACTTGACGAACCCTCGCATTATAGATAGACAGGGGAACCACAACCAGAACCAGAAGATTCAAGAAGGCGATCACAAACTGAGAGGGTGTTCGCTTCGTTCCTtcgtttcccttctttttccgaTTCTCTCAGCTTTTAAAGCAGAGGAGTTTCTAATTAGTcggtagtttccttttttatctctttacttttctgttaaGTTAATAAGGAgtgtagtttccttttttaatctcctcctttttttaagaaaagatGTCAAtcggttcaatttggtttttcGGTTTGATTTAGGACATAATGTGTATAAACTAAAATCATATAACAATCACTTGATTTTATTTGAGTTCGAAATCGAACTCAATTGATtcgattttatttgatttcgtTTGGTTAATACATCATCTTGGTAATTTGGTTCATATTTCActtaaaagtaaaaataatttactgaaacaaataaaattgagcaggaaatgaaggagaagaagaagaactataAATCAaaggccgtttgataacactctgggagaatgtttctggtgttcttctattatgcgggaatgcaaatataacagaaatatgtttggcacgtttggttcatttttgtattctcccggaatgaaccaatgaaaaagaatgactaaAGAATACATTGCGAGAATACCAAAATGTTACTTTTCTATTATtctattgacttaaaagaacaaaaaccatTCAAAACCCCACAACCCATTTACTGCAACTCACGattaaaaatccccaaatccgcCGCTTCCTTGCaacaagttctctctctctcggtcaccgcttccctgcaacagtctctctctctctctctctctctctctctctctctctctctctctctctctctctctctctctctctctctctctctctctctctctctctctctctctctctcattgatgACCGAGATCGACTTATGGTAAAAGAGTTtgatttttgttctattttggCGGGTGCGATGTATGAGTGATGGCTCGAGATCCTGATGGCATGGTGAGGCGAGCGGTGGCCAGGAGAAGCTTAATGAAAGAGAGACTCGCAGAGAgttgctttttcttcttcctttagagagagagagaacctcaGCTCATGGCCAAAACGGTGGGGAAAAAGCATAAGCCCCTCAATCCAACTAAAAACACATTATGACTAGGGGGCAGACAAAGTAAGGTAATGGGTTCTTGTTTTTGAACCGATCTGGATGTCCAATTCATCACATGCCATTGCTTCAGAATAGAAGAACGCACATACAGGGGTCTGTGAGAATCTTATTGATACttctcaaaatttaaataatttagaTTTTAGAACCTGaacttttgttttccttttcaagtTTTAATACAACACTACTAAGTAAAAACAACTTacactactaaaaaaaaaaaagagaatgacGATTGTTGAAAATGGAGCcactttaaaataaattatgaaTACCCTCTTTTATCCTGAACTTTAAGAACTTCTGAGAACATGATAAAGGTACTGATAAAAAGATTACACGTTCTAAATACACCAATAGTGATGGTGCAAGTACTTCTACTACAATTCATCAGGGCAGTCAACGTATACAAGGAAGACAGATGAATGAGCTAAGTatacaaattgcaaatcagatggcagtagataagggttaccccctgatttgattgtttatgtaataaaatttcaagacacctatttgcagctatgatttttattttgtaattcctataaacttgaatagtagacttttgtttttttattaagataaatgtggaaactctttatgcttatattttattatttcctttaagtaatagtattttaaaagataatttcataacaaattatttccttatttaagttaaatttgaccataatagcatgtttgtaattattaatttcattgttcaaaagtgaattttcattattgtcctttaaggaatagaagtgtttgtcaaactctgtttctgttcttttcctgttctaaggaCATTTCTGAGATAGTTTTACCAAATGCTGTTTCTATTccgccagagtgtcttcacagcatggaatcgaaaaataACACTTttgtaaaagaacactctccaggaatagaagtgttatcaaacgacccctaaaacaaaattttaatagtgtttacccaaagaaaaaaaaaagggtaaattaCTTGGACACCTTATCACCCTCTGTACTATGGCCCGATTATTTGAGGCCCATAAAGTTTAAAACTATTACTTCAACCACTAGGACATTTTAATATTTCTTGCAATTAGCCCTTGTTAAAAGTGTCAATCAGCCCAGTTCTGGTTTTacggttcagttttggttagGTTCAAAGGGATGAAGAGATGAATCGAAACTGAATCAGGAACCAACTCTATTTTGTATTTGAATACTCAAGTGGGTTAAATTTAATCAGCTTGGCTTCAATTCCAATTCGGTTCTAGAATAcgattttaattcaattttgtaGCTTGGTTTTAATTCAGTAATATTTACGGTTTCACTCTTGGACCATGGTTGTGATGAACCAAAGGCCATAATTTTAACCTCAAAGTTTGTCAatccataatgggctcaagtaaTGGGCATCGTGGCCATTGCAAACTACAAGATTATCTTAGCATGTGAATGTGAGataataaattgcaaaaaaacaCTTATCAAATTTGAACCGAatcaattcggtttgatttcggttggTTCTTATACCTTGAATCGTAACCAATCCAAATCAAGGTGAATTCGGCttggtttcaaattcaatactcaatttcgatttcaaattgaCACTCATACCCTTATCCATTAGTTAATAGTCATTTGGTGACAATGTTATGGGTTAGGAAATCTCTTTCTGTAAAGTATGAACCTTCTACTTAGTTCAAACCCTTAAATTGATCTGCTCCAAAACCTCCTCCTACCTACTATTAGCATCTCTCATCTTGTCGTTCCGAACCTGCTTCAtactctcttcttccatattcTTTCCACTTCTTTATTTCTCACATCTGATTGGCATCATGAGAGCAAATTCTTCTCCTTCCCAGATGATTAAGTTAGGGTTTTGCTAACCTAATAGTAATTTTCAAGGCAAGTGAGACTACATGCCACTTGGAATGGTCTTACATGGAAAGTTCAAAATTAGGGGATAAGGCATGAGAGTGGAGACAGGTGGTCCAAAGTGTTGAATTTATTGTTCTCTGAGAGaaaaatcaataataataatttttataatGCATCTGATTAGTTTTTATAAACATTCTTTTTGCCTTTTTAAAGATGAAATCAATAAACAAGTAATCAATCTTCCTTCAAGCCATTAAACTAAACACATTTATCTCATGAAGACTGAATATGAATGATCCAGATTAAATCTCACATGAAGCCCATGGATACCACAACTCCATATATAAGTGTGTGTTCTAGAGAGACAGAGCAAGATATCTGAGATTAAAGAGCAATCCTCAGACCTCTGTGGTTCATAGGTCTGCACCATTGGATCATTATCCAACGGTGTAGACCTTAGGATCACCAGTTTACCTCAGAGAACCTGAAAACTCCCAAGAGCAAAACCGCCATGGACTGGCGaagatcaagagagagagagaggggtaacGTACAGCAAAGGTGGAGGCTTGACTGGTTCCACGAGGGGCGCTGCCTGCCTGCCTCTACTCTCCAGCCCTTCACTCTTCAAACCCAATTCAGAATCATAAGCCACGTGACATATTGGATCCGGTACTTGCGCTCCCTTAAACTTAGGCATTAgggttctctctcttctctcacacATGACTCGTGTTCCACTCTCCTCTCTCCTACCCGTTCTTCTCACCTCTCTTGTTTAGACCGAAGACAAAAGCGACAGCACGAGCAAACAGAAGCCAACTTTTTGAAACCCAGATAGTgaaatttataattatttttttttggagcggTGGGTTCTCCACTCCTTTCTGTGTCTCTCTGTGCTGATAATCGTCGGCATTAGCCGGTTAGTCGGCCGTAGATGGGGTGGTGGGTACCGACATGGAGCGATGAAGTGGAGAATTCAAGTTCAAGATCAGCAACAATGATGAATGAAGAACTAATTTAAACGGAAGATTCTCATTCTTCTCGAAGAAGATTTTTTTAGTTGAAATTTTTGGAACCTGTAACTGTATAGGAATGGTTAGTTGGTTTGTTATTTTAATGGTGGCGAGAAGGGCTCGATGATCATCGGTTTCTTCCTCCACCATTGCAAACCCATTGTTATTACCCAATTAAAAGGAGGATTCTCTAGAGCATGTCTGATTTGGTGGCCCGAACTGGTCGACTTCAGCAGCGGTACGAGGCAGGTTGTCGTCTCGTCGCCGGGTATGTAAATGCAAATGCGGTGACcctacccctctctctctctctctctctctctctctctctgttctgtATGCTTGCTCCTGAATTGCTGCATTTCCGGCTTAATTTGATAAGATATTGTTTGCATGATTTGTTTTACCTTTCACATTCGCCGAATCTTCCATCTGTTGTCGCTGTCATTGCATTGTCGTTATTATCATAGCTGTAACTGTTGTTATTGCTCTTCGTAGTCATTTTGGGAGGAACCATTGACTTTGAATTCAGCTAGGAATCTTGGAATATTATGTCTATTGCTAGATTAGGTGATAGGCACAGTCaatggattttattttaaaaatttctcaTCAAGCATTGTATTGGTTAATTAGGTTTTTAGTTTCATTCTTTCTGTTCCTCTCAAAGAAGAATTTATAGGCGACAGGTTCTGATCTTAAATTCAATTGGTCTCGACTTCGACCATTTAGTTTTGTTTATCTATTCATCTGGATTAAATATATATTGCTTTAGCTGGAAAACAGTAAATTGAATGGCACCACATTTCTGCACTCGTGATCTTCGGATGGAATGGGAAAATGTTAAAACTTCAAGGAAAGATTAATGTGGTGAATCTTAGTTGGATTTCATGCAATGCGATGGAATTATATTAATGAAAACCAAAGACCAGGTTGACAATTGGAAACTTTTGTCAAAATAAGTTGATCAATCTTCTGGTGAACAGGAAATATTTCTCAATGATGTGAGGGGAGAGAAACAAAGTAGGATGACAAAGGCTCCAATTTATCTTCTTTTGTCCATGGTTATAAAGAACAGTGTTTTACTTCCCTGACTTAGTTTTATTACCAAGGGTCTGTTTAGAGTGTCATGGGACTATACGACAACATGAAATGTTCCTGAAAATTTAAGTTAATTAATAAAACCTTGACTTGTAAATTACAATGTCTCCTAGGATTTCCTGACTACTTTGGGAAGAAGGGCTCCAGGAGGTGCTAGAAAATATGGATCTAAGGTTGCAATTTTTGCATTCACTATTCTATCCTTATTAATGGTGTCTTTGAGGTATTTGCTTGAAATTGCCTAAGGCAGGAGGAtcctctcatttttttcctGGCccgggggggtgggggtgtgaaTAAATAGATTATTGCCCCAAAAGGAGAAAAGAtatacaaacaaaaaaagaaaatatacaacaATACAAGGCAACACCCGAGCTAGAACGAGAGGGGGAGTCCCAATAGACAATGGTTAGCCTATTCTAAGAGAGTCAACACATCTTTAGGGGGCCAGAGACAATTTTCTTCGGACATCAAAGAGGATAGTCCCAAATCTGTTGTAAAAAGATCTGGATTTGGATGCCCCTTTTTTGAGGTTGCGCTTCAACCAAATGCGATAAATAGTGGCTGCAAAAGCAAGCTCCACTTCATCACAGATTGAGGTACCACCAAAAGTCATGTCCAACTTGATCCATTCACACTGAAAGGGCGAGGGCCTTCTCCTCTGGGGCCAACGTCTAGACAAGAGGCCAATCCAAATCCTAGAGGAGAGGGGGTAGTCAAAGAAGAGGTGGGAAACATCTCCAGAGGCATTCCAACAAATGCAGCAAGAAGGAGGAATGTGGATGTGTCTCAGAAATCAGAATAAGGAAAGACTTCtgggcatagttgtcacggcgccaaggcaaaccaaggcggtggagggttgtctaagcacttaggcgagaaggcgaccgccttaaggcgaacaaggcgaccaagtattattttttatttttcctattttctatcattatttagtaagctatatataatttgtatcataaaaaataaagattaaacaatatcaagtcattaaaattcaacatttagccatattaagtcataaaaaattaacattaagccatatcaagttttaa from Macadamia integrifolia cultivar HAES 741 chromosome 11, SCU_Mint_v3, whole genome shotgun sequence encodes the following:
- the LOC122093113 gene encoding probable E3 ubiquitin-protein ligase ATL45, producing MNRIQYGIVRLNRRLRRVVANGEKLIAMLETSNNFGSQSQPDVDGNGNEDVDDDDKEEEEENLKCVICLKALKDKAVIKKLLCHHRFHTSCITKWLRRRSSCPVCRRMVLPPASSTFRIN